One stretch of Clavibacter michiganensis DNA includes these proteins:
- the ftsY gene encoding signal recognition particle-docking protein FtsY has protein sequence MAARTPWSLSGALRGMFAKPTIDETTWDDLETALITADFGPDVTEATIDDLRQKVERYRTTDPRDLQRMLRESIEERLAKHDPTLKLSARPAVVLVVGVNGVGKTTTIGKFAKFLRNYGRTVVVGAADTFRAAAVDQLATWAERAGAEIVRPQQPGQDPASVAFQTVEHAMRTGTEMVIIDTAGRLHTKGGLMDELSKIRRVVEKQSPIAEVLLVLDATTGQNGLAQAQAFIEHGGVTGLVITKLDGSAKGGFILNVQERTGIPIKLIGQGEGIGDLTGFTPHVFAQNLVG, from the coding sequence ATGGCAGCCCGCACCCCCTGGTCCCTCTCCGGCGCGCTCCGCGGGATGTTCGCCAAGCCGACGATCGACGAGACCACGTGGGACGACCTCGAGACCGCCCTCATCACCGCGGACTTCGGCCCCGACGTCACCGAGGCCACCATCGACGACCTCCGCCAGAAGGTCGAGCGCTACCGCACGACCGACCCCCGCGACCTCCAACGCATGCTCCGCGAGAGCATCGAGGAGCGCCTGGCGAAGCACGACCCGACGCTCAAGCTCAGCGCCCGCCCCGCCGTGGTCCTCGTGGTCGGCGTCAACGGCGTCGGCAAGACCACCACCATCGGCAAGTTCGCGAAGTTCCTCCGCAACTACGGCCGCACGGTCGTCGTGGGCGCGGCCGACACCTTCCGCGCGGCCGCGGTGGACCAGCTCGCGACCTGGGCCGAGCGCGCGGGCGCCGAGATCGTGCGCCCGCAGCAGCCCGGCCAGGATCCCGCGAGCGTCGCCTTCCAGACCGTCGAGCACGCGATGCGCACGGGTACCGAGATGGTCATCATCGACACGGCCGGCCGCCTGCACACCAAGGGCGGGCTCATGGACGAGCTGTCGAAGATCCGCCGCGTGGTGGAGAAGCAGTCGCCCATCGCCGAGGTGCTCCTCGTGCTCGACGCGACGACCGGGCAGAACGGGCTCGCGCAGGCGCAGGCCTTCATCGAGCACGGCGGCGTCACGGGCCTCGTCATCACGAAGCTCGACGGATCCGCGAAGGGCGGCTTCATCCTCAACGTCCAGGAGCGCACGGGCATCCCCATCAAGCTCATCGGCCAGGGCGAGGGCATCGGCGACCTCACGGGCTTCACGCCCCACGTGTTCGCGCAGAACCTGGTCGGCTGA
- the ffh gene encoding signal recognition particle protein, which produces MATFGTLSDRLAETFKNLRGKGKLSAADVDGTVREIRRALLEADVALDVVKAFTASVRERALGGEVSQALNPAQQVVQIVNEELVGILGGQQRRIQFAKRPPTVIMLAGLQGAGKTTLAGKLGKWLAKDGHTPMLVAADLQRPNAVQQLQVVGEQAGVPVFAPEPGNGKGNPVRVAKDAMKHAVDKQYSVVIIDTAGRLGVDQELMKQASDIRKATDPDEVLFVIDAMIGQDAVATAKAFQDGVDFTGVVLSKLDGDARGGAALSVASVTGRPIMFASTGEGLDDFEPFHPDRMASRILDLGDILTLIEQAQQAFDEEEAMEVAQKLASDTFTLDDFLKQMQQLRGKGSLKKMMGMLPGMGAMKDQLENFDEKEIVRTEAIIQSMTKAERQNPKLLNGSRRLRIARGSGMTVTDVNGLVQRFEQASKMMRTVARGGMPQIPGMGPMPGAHSSRKPVQQKKKGSKSGNPAKRAQENAALASGQRIGGPTAPAGSGFGLAGAAKGGANGAPSEEELASLQKFLGR; this is translated from the coding sequence ATGGCTACCTTCGGAACACTCTCGGACCGCCTCGCCGAGACCTTCAAGAACCTGCGCGGCAAGGGCAAGCTCAGCGCCGCGGACGTCGACGGCACCGTCCGCGAGATCCGCCGCGCGCTGCTCGAGGCCGATGTCGCGCTCGACGTCGTCAAGGCGTTCACCGCGTCCGTCCGCGAGCGCGCGCTCGGCGGCGAGGTCAGCCAGGCGCTGAACCCCGCCCAGCAGGTCGTGCAGATCGTCAACGAGGAGCTCGTCGGGATCCTCGGCGGCCAGCAGCGCCGCATCCAGTTCGCCAAGAGGCCGCCGACCGTCATCATGCTCGCCGGCCTCCAGGGCGCGGGCAAGACGACCCTCGCGGGCAAGCTCGGCAAGTGGCTCGCCAAGGACGGGCACACGCCCATGCTCGTCGCCGCCGACCTCCAGCGCCCGAACGCCGTGCAGCAGCTGCAGGTCGTCGGCGAGCAGGCGGGCGTCCCCGTCTTCGCGCCCGAGCCCGGCAACGGCAAGGGAAACCCCGTCCGCGTCGCCAAGGACGCGATGAAGCACGCGGTCGACAAGCAGTACAGCGTCGTCATCATCGACACGGCCGGCCGGCTCGGCGTCGACCAGGAGCTGATGAAGCAGGCCTCCGACATCCGCAAGGCCACCGACCCGGACGAGGTCCTCTTCGTCATCGACGCCATGATCGGCCAGGATGCGGTCGCCACCGCGAAGGCGTTCCAGGACGGCGTCGACTTCACGGGCGTCGTGCTCTCCAAGCTCGACGGCGACGCGCGCGGAGGAGCGGCCCTCTCGGTCGCCTCCGTCACCGGCCGCCCGATCATGTTCGCCTCCACGGGCGAGGGCCTCGACGACTTCGAGCCCTTCCACCCCGACCGCATGGCGAGCCGCATCCTCGACCTCGGCGACATCCTCACCCTCATCGAGCAGGCCCAGCAGGCCTTCGACGAGGAGGAGGCGATGGAGGTCGCCCAGAAGCTCGCGAGCGACACCTTCACGCTCGACGACTTCCTCAAGCAGATGCAGCAGCTGCGCGGCAAGGGCTCCCTCAAGAAGATGATGGGGATGCTCCCCGGCATGGGCGCCATGAAGGACCAGCTGGAGAACTTCGACGAGAAGGAGATCGTCCGCACCGAGGCGATCATCCAGTCGATGACCAAGGCCGAGCGCCAGAACCCGAAGCTCCTCAACGGATCGCGCCGCCTCCGCATCGCGCGCGGATCCGGCATGACCGTCACGGACGTCAACGGCCTCGTGCAGCGCTTCGAGCAGGCCTCGAAGATGATGCGCACGGTCGCGCGCGGCGGCATGCCGCAGATCCCCGGCATGGGCCCGATGCCCGGCGCGCACTCGAGCCGCAAGCCCGTGCAGCAGAAGAAGAAGGGCTCGAAGTCGGGCAACCCGGCCAAGCGCGCGCA